In the Marinobacter sp. Arc7-DN-1 genome, GGGCACCGACAATGCCCCCCAGGGAATGGCCAACCAGATTGATTCGCCCGTCAGAGGTTTCCTGAAAATAGCGCTCCACAAGTTCAGCGAGGTCTGCCACGTAATCCATTAAAAGGTAGCCCTGCCCCTCCGGCCGGTGACCGGAATGACCATGACCGGCCATATCCAGTGCGTAGACAGGACCAAGGCCTGTCAGTTCCGGAGCCAGCTTTACAAAGGTAAGACTGTTATCAAGCCAACCATGCAGCATCAGTACCGGGGTGTTTTCGTGAACACCTTCATCCGCCTGCCAGCTAAGCCCGGCAAGCGCTATATGCCGGAGTTTCCACTCGGATTCACGGAAGCCCCGCGCACTTTCCCCATTCACGTCACCTCCCGCCAGACCATCAACAGCTCCCGGAGGTATAGCAATATCGTTCATGCAGGCTCCGCCTTCACATGGTGTGTGTTGGCCGATCGGAACTCAGTGAGCCTGCCAGGTAGGATTCGATTTTGGTGCGTGCGGTTTCATCATCACCGTTGAACTGAACCCCGATTCCCGCAGCGCGGTTGCCCTGGGCACCCTTCGGTGTAATCCAGATAACCTTGCCGGCCACGGGAATTTTCTCAGGCTCGTCCATCAGGTTCAGCAGCAGGAACACCTCATCCCCCAACTGGTACTGTTTCTGGGTCGGGATAAACAGACCGCCCTGGCGAATGTATGGCATATAGGCCGCGTACAATACGGCCTTGTCTTTTATCGTCAGGGTGAGAATGCCACTGCGCGCACCGAATCCGGGCCCCATAACTGACACCTTTGTGTAAGATCGTTTTTAACATTTGGCGGGATACAAAAATCCCTTTCATTCCGGAATCATAGCAGCTGTTGGGCCTGAAGGCGCAATCCTAGTCCCGCCGGGCCGGGCGCTTGACAGGCATCAGCTTCTGCCAGGCTATCAGCAGTCGGCTGGCTTCCAGTTCCGGACTGACATTGTAAACACCGGCGGCTCTCGATTCTTTTACCATATCCAGCAATTCGTGAGCTCGCCAGGGCGGATTCGTTTTTGCCAGGAATCCGAGCATATCGGCCGCATCGGTGTCCTGTGGTGTGCCCCCGGCGATAAGCCGGGCCAGATCCGCCGCCCAGGTTTCGAACAGCCAGAGCGTATCTTCCAGCCCCAGGGCCTTGAACGCCTTGGCGGCCTCCCCCACGGCAATTCGTGACTTCATGAATTCCTTGAACCGCTCCAGGGCCGCATCCCGCAGACCAATGAAGTCCCCGGTTGCATAGTCAAAAGCCAGTCTGGGCGCGTTACCGGACAGCATAAGGGCCCTGGCCAGCACATCGGCAGATGGCCTCGCGTCTTCGGCAAGTTCCTGAACCCGGCTGGTCAGCCAGTGGTTCGCATCCTCGTTACCGGGCACCGGAATGGTCAGTATCTGGCAGCGGGAGCGAATTGTGGGAATGACCGGGCGGCCGGTCTCCTGCAAAAGGATCAGGGTGACGTCGGGTAACGGCTCTTCCAGCGTCTTGAGTAATGCGTTCGCCGCGTTGATATTCAGTTGATCCGCACGATCAATGATGGCCACCTTGTGATGCGCCACCTGGGGCGACGCGACTGCAAAGGACGAGAGCGCCCTGATCTGATCCACCTTGACCATGCGGGATTTCTCTGGCCCATAGACACGGACATCCGGGTGGCTGGATGCCGCGAAAAGCTCGCACTGCTTGCAGTGACCACAGGCAATCGGCTGGCCTGAATCCCTGTTCAGCGGCTTGTCACAAAGCAGCAACCCGGCCACGGCCTCTGCCCAGGCGCGCTTGCCGACACCCCGCTCCCCGGCGAGAATCAGAGCGTGGGGGAGCCTGTCCCCGGCCACCCGGCTCTGTACCGTTCGCCAGGCACGCTTGAGCCAGGGCATGTCTTGGGCAATATCAGTCACGGCGCCTTCCTG is a window encoding:
- a CDS encoding DNA polymerase III subunit delta'; translation: MTDIAQDMPWLKRAWRTVQSRVAGDRLPHALILAGERGVGKRAWAEAVAGLLLCDKPLNRDSGQPIACGHCKQCELFAASSHPDVRVYGPEKSRMVKVDQIRALSSFAVASPQVAHHKVAIIDRADQLNINAANALLKTLEEPLPDVTLILLQETGRPVIPTIRSRCQILTIPVPGNEDANHWLTSRVQELAEDARPSADVLARALMLSGNAPRLAFDYATGDFIGLRDAALERFKEFMKSRIAVGEAAKAFKALGLEDTLWLFETWAADLARLIAGGTPQDTDAADMLGFLAKTNPPWRAHELLDMVKESRAAGVYNVSPELEASRLLIAWQKLMPVKRPARRD
- a CDS encoding PilZ domain-containing protein, which gives rise to MGPGFGARSGILTLTIKDKAVLYAAYMPYIRQGGLFIPTQKQYQLGDEVFLLLNLMDEPEKIPVAGKVIWITPKGAQGNRAAGIGVQFNGDDETARTKIESYLAGSLSSDRPTHTM